aatagctaTTAACCAAGTGAATAAGTCTAATCACAAGTGTTTTAATTTCACGaagcaaatatatttgaatattttaagtttagaATTAAGCAAATAATGAATAATTCGTAAATAAAAACCTAAAAGCATACATAATTGTTTCCTACTGacaagaataaaataaaaacttagaCATACACAACAAAtcgtcataaatatttattattatatgtaaatgtttttttttttatgaaaagtctAGTCAAAGTAGCAATTACCATAAATGCGGCACATCCTTAACAGAAGCATTTTAAAACGTTACCTAAAGTTAATTTGTAGTACGAACTAAAAAGAACTATACTTCAAATTATTATCCACACACCGCAAATATGCCTTAAATAATCGGATGCTAATTGTGTTCCTCTCGTTGTTAGTGTAGAATACAATAGAATTTTATCGATGTTTGTACTGGAACATAAGGTCCATTGTGCCCTACCCTCTATCTCACTTGCCTACAAAGGTCAGCACTCTGATGGATTCCAGGAACTTGTTGAGAGCTATTGAAATTACATATATCTCAAGATAAATGGATTCAAGAGCCTTTAACCTGACTTATAGTAAAGGCCACTGCTTGAAATGTGCTCGGAAAATATATCTTGGGCAGTTGTACCATTATCAAATAATAATTGACAGTCTTTGGCGGTATATAAATTCAGATCCCTTTCGGCTAGGTAACAAGAGATTTCTCTTCACTTGATTTCTTTTGCAAAGTTCGAATACTATGTCCTCTTCATTAGACTCTAGTTATAGTAAACACCTCAGAGAGGGTTTTCAACAAGAAAACCTTGCTCTGCTTAACGGGCTCATATGTTTTTTGTTAGTAGCAACAATTCAAACCCCACTTAGTGTTCAGAATATTACTTGCTGTCATAGAAATCATATAACGAGTGGTTAATGTAACAGCGATCTGTTTCGGCATGATCGTGACAACAGCTGATCCTGAATTTATCCGGTCAAGGGCTGTCCTTTCGGCGCTTTAACCCTGTTTGGATAGGTAAGTAGCAAGTACAGAAATGTTAGATAAATAGGGTTAATTGGAGTCACAGGGGCCAAATTGTCATTCACGGGAAAAGAATTTGTAAAGATGTTAACTAAATTTCTGAGAATTTATTCATACATTCATTTCATTTAGTTGCCGAAGATTTCAGCGCTAGACTAGGGTGAGATGAGATTCCCTGGTTATTGTAAAAAACCTTGTAATGGCACTAGAAGAGTTGTTAATTTTCGAATAAGGTATTCAATAACCTATGCCGTTTTCATAGTAGTGTTGTAATCATAcatcattttaaaataatattattgcaTATCGTTATAGTCATCGTTACACAGCAAAATTTTGTGCTTATCTGTCGAAATAATAACGGCCTAATTCAATAGTTCTATTGTCAAGCAGATGttcaaatatagaaatatacgCATTCAAAAACGAATCATTAAACTGGTattgcttttaaattatttataggaAACAAAGCCCAAAACCTTGGTGTCATTAGGTCATTGGCGTTGTTAAAATGCCTCAAGCAATACTTTAAGCGATGTTGATATGCaaattataaatgtttatattagctaaaatatatgtacatatatagatatgtattgtTTTGCCACATTTCGCACGGCaaatattcacacatacatatgtgtacataaatgcatacttttttttatttttttctattatcttttattaattattattttaatgattcGGGAAGAGTTTTGTGAAATTATGTGATAACAGTGTTTGGTTGGTTGctacttttcattgggggtgttttttacgtggcgggtctcaaacccagcgcacaaccctatgcaggggatgtttcaccttctcactttagctcgccttcatgTTCTTAGGCtaaccagaggatacttggtcaaagaccggaagtcgtgagctgcttgagccatatgtaaaagaatcgtttctggctactcccaagtgaatggcaatcagagaactttcctcacttgcgtgaacttctacacttgactccataggtcatgttgtccggatggacgaaaacactttagctctgaaagtattcgacgcagtacccgccgggggaagcagagaaagaggaagacctccacttcgttagAAGGACCTATTGGAGATGGATCATAGGTGCTTGACATCGTGTCCGACTCCGAATATTAGTACAACTATGCATGTTAATTATGATctgtaaaaatttgtatgtattgttttttaaaaattttggtaaattATCAAGTCTTACAATAAGATGCgttaaactttgaaatactTTAACAAAGTTTACCAATTGGTGaataaatatgcaacaattaTTTACGCCAAAATTATCACATCGAGACAGTCAACAACTAATTACTACCAATTTTATCTTATCACAAATCATTTATACGCGCGCGCCTCCACTATCCGCTATTAAATTGTTatcatttgtatacatatacatacgaatataCATGATTGTACATATGCAGTTATCAGCACAATTAGATTATAAtcacaattaattttatttcctaaCGCTTTAATGAATCTGAatcagtattaaatattttcgtgaACTGTTTAGTAAAtgattttatatgattttaatgatgatgcatacatatgtatgtacattacattagatgacgtcgatgacaacttatctaatccttactATCGTAACGGGGTTTAGGAtctgttacaacaacaacaacatattccTTCGTTGTTACGAAATTCATATCAGATTGTGAAATACATGTTttataagtacatacttacatacaagcaACCCCTATTTGAGAAAACCATTTGAGAAAaccttattatacatatatcttcacGGCTAAGATTTAAATCAGCGACCTACCTGAGAAAACCTAAGATTCATATGAACGACCTACCGAATGACAATCAAATACTCATAACACTTGGTTACAgttaataaagcaaaataagtGTTCAATCGCTTTTATAAATACCTCATTAAATAATGTACATGGAATACATATCCAATaggaaatttttcctaattcgGCCATGCctctgcaaaaaattttttttcgataaatagataaaaattatCGTCACGtgtattttaaaatgaaataaattgattgttaatATTTCGATGTTTTGCTTTAatacttttattgctttttttgtgaAGTTGTTCATTACTTTTGCATTTGTAATACATTACATTCCAGGATGTTAATTCACTgcacaaaatacataaataaagatgCAACCTAAAGTGGTTGCACGGTGGTTATATTCAAATTCAAagcatatattaaattatgacattacatatttacaatatacttaaattccaattagATTATTATGGCAAGTCTCCAGGTTAATGTCAGTATTCCTTTTTAGATTCGGTCATGAAGCCATCGGTTCCACAAGCAATGGAAAACGTGTTTTCGAAGGCTGAGcccttatattatttttatctactgtattttaaacactttattcaattaatgataaaattgttatttatgatattttgtgCAGcagtattttcattattaatagcAATACATAAGACTGAAGttcattgtaatttattttcatgttgCTTGCAGCTAAATTAATTCGCCTTTTTCGTTTACTTTGATGACTTTAACACGATCACCTCGTTCGGCTAGCACCTGGTCAAAATTCTTGCCTTTGGTTTTGGCAAACCATCCAGAATGATCGGCTATTAAATGGTTCACAGAACAACCGTCACATTGGAGAATTACCACACCGCTTCTGTATGCAGCTTCAGAGACCAGCTTACTGTTACGTGTGTTGCACAGTTTACAGCGATAAACTAACTCAACCTTGCGCTCCATGCAACGCAAACGTTTTAAGGTAGTTGGTGAAATCGATCCAGAGGCAGTTGTTTCACCAAAGTTTTTACCAATAAAAGTAGTTGCATCGAGAATTGATTTTGGTATTTTCAACGGTTGACATGCTTCTTTATTAGTACCTTCATCGAAGTCTGCAATTGGTGCAACCGCCGGTGCACCATCAACTGGTTGTGCAATATTAAAGAGGACATTCTGGCCATGTTGCCTTACACTATTTAGTGTCCTCGAGCTAAAGAGGTTACGCAACGCGTTCATTTCACAAGCTCATCACGACGTATTTATTTAtacgcaataaaattaaaacaatatgtAAACACTAGAACTATCTAAAATGtagattatgtatatatgtacgtatatgtgaACTAGATTTTATTGGTATTGCTATTCTtggatatgtatatgaatgaatGCTGCTTCACTTCTAAATTCTGATATAAACTTGCTCAACGCAAGCTTTTGACAGCGGTAACGCTATACAAAAATTACCAGCTGTTTACTAAAATTTCGTTAAGACTGATAAGGAAAATTAACGAAGAAATACAGTGCTGTAAAAATAATGGTTTGTGAAATTAGTCCAATTAAAAAAAGGTCAAtgtaaaaagtagaaaaaaattaaaacctttttaaatttttaaatgcatataaacATTAGATTTGCTACaggcaaatatataaatatataaactacgTGTAAGGTTTCTCCGCGCCAAACTCCTAAACTGCATAACCgatttcagtaaaatttagcacactgtgttgCGTTTTTTCCAACTTAAAAGATAGGATAGCTTATATCAATTatgctaaaactaaaataagtaaaaatagagaatatatatttaacaaaaaatttgtaaaataaaaaacaaaattattgttatttttttaatttaaatgccaaatgaaaaacttattttttttataatagacaaatatttgtaataatcatttttatatactatatttaaacGTCTCGTATtccaataatttaaaaagatatgcctttattttgaaagtgttcccaaaaacttaaaaatttaaatttcgaaaaacccACAGCGTTACctgaacaattttcttttgatataatttgattttttgactTCAGAAGATCCAGCAGTAATAGCTATTgccgtattttttaatatttcttcatGATAATATACctcttatttttaaaaatagatttttactgtttcatataaaaatcctaaaaaatatACCATGTTTTGTTCGAATGAGCACACCTCTACCTTAAATGAAACAGGAAATTTATTCATCTAAgttaaactttatttaaaatatatataattcgtaaaatatgtattattacaaCTTTGAGAACGCTTAACTGCATCTACGTAATGCGAAAGCGTAGCAGTTTATGTTTCTAACATTTACGTTTATTagagtattattttatttaaaataatttttgtcgtactaagaaataaatatgtagataataataaaaaaaaacgaaaaatctttttttattaaacatcacgagttttttgtgcaatttttaacTGAAAAGTATTGATGTTTTATAAAACATAAGCAACATaacattttgcattattttctaagtgattgttttaaattaaaaacaatatgctaaaagctatttttaaattttcatttttaaaaattaagactTATTGCAGCTAACCGCATTCGTACCAACAACGACAAATCCTTAGCCCTGGCCATTACTCGATCCTAATTCAGGTATTGAGAAAACAAATGACAAACATCCGAAACGTATTAAAGTACCATGCGTAAGTATAGCCGTTCCTTCCCAAGCACCGGCAAGCATAGGAGGCTCTTGAACGAAAGTGCATTTGCACTCAGGTTTCATTGGCGGTGCCATTCTGTAATAGACAatgtataataatttcattttaaactcATTTCCATGTGTACCTTGAATTTCTGTCCACAATGTAATGTTGGCGTTGTATACCACGACGTTTATCTAAAATCTCTTGAACACGTTTCTGTAACTCGATGTCCtcatttttaagctttttggCCGGCGTTGGTCCATAATCAGTAAAATCGCAAGAATACAGTTGTCCATTAACTTCGGTGCCGTACTCCGAGTAATTGATGAGTTCATACGTTTTTGTAAAATCGTCATAAAATATAGTTGCATGTTTGGGCGAAATCCGACAACAGTGTCCAATATGGGAAAGGTTTACATCAACAGAAGTTTGGCCAGATCCAATATGCATATTGCGATAACGCATAAAAAATGACGAATGTAACTCAACGTTACTAAACCATCGATTGTCTTCCAATATGTCACCTAACGGTGTTAGGACAGCGCGTGCACGCACTTTACATCGTAATAATTTCAGCTCAAGCCGTGTTGCTATTTCGTAAGCTTTTTCTCCATCGGTACGTACGCGTGGCTTGTATTTCTGCTCTTCCtcatcagcagcaacaatagcagcagcagTGGCTAAAGCCGGATGTAACTGTGGCAAGTCGTTATCACTATCACTTTGGTGTTGCGCCAATATGGAGGACGTCTCGCCAGTAAACATTATGGATAGACGTCGTACATCTTCTGGCGAGAGTATTTGTGATGGTAATACTTGTGGTGGATCGATATGTGAAAGTTCACGTATCCTTTTGGCGGCAGTACGGTTCTGATATTGCACTACAATTTCAGGGTGTTCCTGCACCAGCTGCTGCACACGTTGAAATGCTAACTTCTTTATTAAATCAACATCTAGATAACGAAGTTCTGCATCTATATCAGCAATGTATTTAGTTTCATCGTCggtttcttcttcatcttcacTTTTGATTTTATCCACCATTTGCTGTTGCTGAGCTTGATTTATGGGCAATTTTTCCGTATCATTATCAATTTTAACGTCCTCTTCGCTTTTGATTTGTACATCAGATGAACAGTTTTTGGTAGAATCTCCACGTTTGCTacgttttttattacttttcacCTTATTTAGTTTATCGTCCTCTTCGACTTTTTCTTTGTCTGTAATATCGTTATCTGTTTTTGCATCTACATCTTGGTCCTTTTTATCCTCGGTGTTTTCTGTTACATTGTTATCTTCCTCTTCGCTGCTACTCAAGTCATCTACTTGACCTAGCTCCTTTTGAATCTCGCGAAATTTAGCTTTGGCACTTTGGAGAGCTTCCAAATCTTTAAAAACTGATTCAGCTACAGTttcttttgatattatttcagGAGAACTAGGAAGACATTTGCGTCGTTTAACTATATCGTAACGCAAAGTTTCAC
The window above is part of the Bactrocera dorsalis isolate Fly_Bdor unplaced genomic scaffold, ASM2337382v1 BdCtg374, whole genome shotgun sequence genome. Proteins encoded here:
- the LOC105234213 gene encoding uncharacterized protein LOC105234213, which codes for MNALRNLFSSRTLNSVRQHGQNVLFNIAQPVDGAPAVAPIADFDEGTNKEACQPLKIPKSILDATTFIGKNFGETTASGSISPTTLKRLRCMERKVELVYRCKLCNTRNSKLVSEAAYRSGVVILQCDGCSVNHLIADHSGWFAKTKGKNFDQVLAERGDRVKVIKVNEKGELI
- the LOC105234214 gene encoding PHD finger protein 12, which produces MSKVEVDPNLPIMEQIKILIKPPPSEEEKITLRPVNTKHPYYKRPGRGHNHDLCDACEEGGDLLCCDRCPSSFHLQCHDPPLTEEDIPSGQWLCHNCRMTLKPTSSSKSSSVERSAAGAVTAARTESSRPNTPSVDAETAPFKFRNLRKRSSSRASFSSDLSNTEKYLSKLPVGIQRALDPNKKPTPLDELIKAASILNPKQFELPRELEIHSQFPGNDKVEPIRKNGNGNKKPSNIRRNSKPYELDSQGLVPLPAKTCFYCRKSCKKAPLVACDYCPLYFHQDCLNPPMTALPTGLWMCPNHVENFIDNHLVNSISATERIRLWDKFSQPFDHESVKMEFFRRVHMRNPPFRIKVPIKTRETIEIPPMVKYHYENPPPLLPSLRETLRYDIVKRRKCLPSSPEIISKETVAESVFKDLEALQSAKAKFREIQKELGQVDDLSSSEEEDNNVTENTEDKKDQDVDAKTDNDITDKEKVEEDDKLNKVKSNKKRSKRGDSTKNCSSDVQIKSEEDVKIDNDTEKLPINQAQQQQMVDKIKSEDEEETDDETKYIADIDAELRYLDVDLIKKLAFQRVQQLVQEHPEIVVQYQNRTAAKRIRELSHIDPPQVLPSQILSPEDVRRLSIMFTGETSSILAQHQSDSDNDLPQLHPALATAAAIVAADEEEQKYKPRVRTDGEKAYEIATRLELKLLRCKVRARAVLTPLGDILEDNRWFSNVELHSSFFMRYRNMHIGSGQTSVDVNLSHIGHCCRISPKHATIFYDDFTKTYELINYSEYGTEVNGQLYSCDFTDYGPTPAKKLKNEDIELQKRVQEILDKRRGIQRQHYIVDRNSRMAPPMKPECKCTFVQEPPMLAGAWEGTAILTHGTLIRFGCLSFVFSIPELGSSNGQG